The genome window GTGGACCACATAGCAATGGTTTTTCGCTTCTAAGAAAACTATTATTGGAGAATGGCAAGCTACCGAATGATTCCAATAAATTGAAAATAATTGAAAATTTTGTATTAACTCCAACTACCATTTACGTTCCTTATATTCTCAAGTTATTAGAAAAACATAAACCAAAAGGTATGGTTCATATAACTGGAGGTGGTTTCTATGAGAACATTCCAAGAATTCTGCAGAAAGGACAAGGTGCTGAGTTACAATATAGTTTATTTCCTAAATTGGAATTTTATGAGAGAATTCAAAAAGATTTCAGTCTAGAAAAAGAAACCTTATTCTCTACATTCAATATGGGAGTTGGATTTATCGTTATAGTGTCTCCTGAGGATTCAGAATCTGTCCTATATGAATTGAGGAACCAAGGTTTGGACGTATCAAAAGTTGGTACGATTACAGACTCAGGTCAAGTATTAATCAAATAATTATTTCTACCGATAAGATAATCTAGATGAGAACCTTTTATATAATTTATAGCTTAGTAAAATACTGTTTGAACGCAAATCGCAATGCATTTCTAACTCTTTTTGCAATTCTATTCGTTACTTTCGTTCATTCATCCGTCATCTGTCAGGAAATTAATCCTTGGGATCTTTCTATTCAGGAAAGAATTCTTACTCGAAAAAACATCTCTCATATCGTACTTGATCCAAGAAAAGAAGAGTATCGAGTGAGCCTAATTACTTCTGAGCGCTATCCTTATAATTTTAAATCTGTTTCCTTTCCTCTATTCTTTCGATTGGAAACAGAAGAACAAGCTATGCGAATGATGAGAAAATTAGATGCATATTTGGAGACAGGAGAAGCGATCACAGTTCAATTGAAAGGATCAGAAATCAAAGGAGTCATTTTTCATGAACCATATGAACAACTTCCTTGAATTCTACAACTTCACAAAAGAATCTTTAAAGATTTTTTTTATGAAGGAATCTAGTGCTGAAGAATATGAGAAAAACTTTCAAATTCGCCTAGATAGACTTTTTGTACATTTTTTATTTTTCTCGCAGTTCTTTTTCTATGCAGCTTTCTTTTTCTATCCGCAAGATTTGTATATTCTACTTGGATTGAATCTTTTTGCTATAACTTCGCTTATGGGTTTTTTGTTGTTTCTTGCTAGAAAGACGCAATATGTAGCAACGGCTATTTCATTTGTATCATTTGTAATGAGCTTTCTACTTTTTCTTTCTGTATGGCAATTGGTATATTATTATAAAGATTTAAATTTCTATTACCTGAACAACTACTATATGACCTTGAATTTGGTTATTGTTTTGTATTCCTTTCGATTGAGAAGATTTAGTAGTATTATTTGTGGTTTAACGCTGATTATTTTACATTTGTTCAGTTTACTTTTTATGGTAGTTTATCTAGATAAGAACGTAATGCTGATTGCATTTTTACCAGATTTAACTTATCTTATCACTACTTTTTTGGGCACTGGAATCATACTCGCTAGAAGAGAAGATATTCGCGAAATTTTTTCACTGAATCGAGAAAAGCAAGTGATCAACAATGAATTGGAACTTGCAAAAAAAGTGCAAGATAGTCTATTCCCGAATGCGGTAACAATCAAAGGAATGAAGTATGAAGTCTTTCGACAAAGCCATAATTTCCTTGGCGGTGATTTCTATGACTTCATTCAATTGAGGGAAGGTAACGTTGGTATTTTTCTTACTGATATAGCTGGGCATGGAATCTCATCTGCGATGGTAGCATCTATTATCAAAGTGATTGTCTCGACAATTCCCTATCGATTGAAATTGAGTCCTGGCAAATTATTAGGACATCTTGATGTGAGGCTTGCTGATGACTTAGATAATTATCATGCCTCTGCAATATATATGTTTATCGATTTTCAAGCAAGTAAGATCACATTATGCAATGCTGGTCATCCTTATGTTATGTATTGTCCTGCAGGTGGAACATTTGGCGAAATAAAAACGGGAGGATCAATTCTTGGTTTCAATATTAGAGATCCGATTGGCGAAGAAATCGAGATGCAAATTAAACCTGGAGATCGATTCTTTCTATACACGGATGGATTGATAGAGTCCCCAACTCTATCAGGTGAGCCATTGGATGAATTAGAATTATTGAATATTCTCAATCGGCATAATGAAGAAAGAAATATCGCCGTATTAAAAGAGCGATTGATCAAGGATATATTTCAAGAATTTGGTTTGAAAAAATTTACAGATGATACTATGTTTTTATTATTTGAAATAACGGAAAATTACTAGAGAAGGAATTGAAATGAAATTTATAAAAAAAGAAATTGTTGATGGTATTGCAATTTTGAGAATCAACCGTCCAGAAGCATTGAATGCTTTAAACGCAGACCTTTTAAAAGAAATTGGTGAAGCTGTTGTTGAACTAGAAAAAGATTCAAGCCTTAAAGTCTTTATATTAACTGGTGAAGGAAAGGCATTTGTAGCTGGTGCAGATATTGCGGCAATGGCTGAATACAACGAAGCACAGGCATTAGAATTCTCTAACCTTGGACAAACGGTATTTAGTAAATTAGAAAATTCGCGACTGATTTCGATTGGATTAATCAATGGTTTTGCTCTCGGTGGAGGATTGGAACTTGCACTTGCTTGCGATTTTCGTTACGCATCAAGCAAAGCTAAGCTCGGTTTACCCGAAGTTAGTCTTGGACTCATTCCTGGTTTTGGTGGAACACAGAGGCTAAGCCGATTGATAGGGATTGGACTTGCGAGTGAGTGGGTTTATAGCGGTGAGATGTTTAGCGCAGAACAAGCATTAAGTTCAGGAGTAGTGAATAGAGTGGTTGAACCTGAAGAATTGCTCAATGAAGGGATGAAGGTTGCACAGAGCATTCGAAGCCGAGGAAGTATAGCAATCCAATCAGCTAAGAAAGTCATTCGAGATGGACTGAATTCAACTGTAGATGAGGGAATGGTTTTGGAGCAAAAGAAATTTGCCTCACTTTTTGGAACGCCAGAGTCTAAAGAAGGAATGTCAGCATTTCTTGGCAAGAGAAAGCCGAATTTCTAAGCTTAGATGAAGTTTGAGGAATATTTTTTGTTAATTGAGTTTAATTGAGTGAGTTTTATTGAATGAATTTTTTCCGATCTAGACAGTTTCTCAATCTTAAGTATGCAACAATTGCATTCGTAATATTGAATAGTATTGTATTCTCGGCTTATTTTTCTTTGGAATCTAAGCCAGGAACCAATGATACGATGGTTGTCAAGATTGGTAAGGCTTCTCTCAGAGTTGAGATTGCAGATACACCGCAGAGAAGATCGACTGGTCTAATGTTTCGCACAAAACTTGCCAGGAATGAAGGTATGTTATTTGTTTTTCCTAATGAAGATTATCTATCTTTTTGGATGAAGAATACTAAGATACCTTTAAGCATCGGATATTTTGATCAAGATGGAATTCTATTAGAAATTCATAATATGAAACCAAATCAGACAACTGAAGTTTATAATGCAAGAAGCAAAGCTATCTATGCTCTAGAAGTCAACCAAGGTTGGTTTAAGGAAAATGGCGTGTCAATTGGATCCGTATTAATCTTGGAAAAATCTGTAGTGGGAAGATGATAATCGGTTTGCATATTCTTTCCAAGAGAATAACACTCGATCTAATTTTTCCATTTCATAATGAATTCGAATGAATTCGGATTGCAGATCTTCTTCCAATTCTTTTCTCATTTTCTTTTTTTGATTTTTTGTCTTCTTTCTAAAATCCCAATCGGGATGCTTTTTATAAAATTTTAATTCTTTTTGAACAACTTTTAGATCCTTTTTGGATTTCTTCTGCAAAGACATAAGCTCGCCAACACTAACTTCGTCACCTGTATCTTCTTTCTTGATGCGAACCCATGTTAGTATATCTTTTAGAGCATCTAAGTTTTTATTATTGTAGTGTTCCATAGCAGCAAGCCAGGATTCATTATCTTCGGTATCTTTATCTGTGTTTTTATCGGGATGTAGAAATCTTGCAATGGTGCGAAAGACTTTTACTATTTCACCGGCAGTTTCATTTAACTTTTTATTTTTGAAAATTTTTGAATTTTTGTCTTCGGATTCCGTATCCGAATCAGAGTCTTCGCCGTCTTCCGATGAATTGTTTTTTTGATTTTTCTCCCAGTCAGAAAAAGGATCTTCGTCAGTCTCCCAATAGCCTTTTTCTTCTTCATCATAAAATGCATCAAAATCTCGCTCGTCTTCCGGAGTATTGCGCCTTTCGATAACTCTCAAATATGCTTGTGTCGCAGGAATTTGATAGAATTCTGCATAGGCAAAAACCTCACGAACATCATGTTCCTTGGTAGCATATTTTTTTTCGAGCGATTCTACTTTATTGATGAGATCTAGAAGCTCAGAGGAATACCAATCCACAAAGGCAGGTTTTTCTTTCTGCTTATAGATTTTTATATTGAGCTTCGCTTCGTCGATCTTATCAAGAATGGCCTTCAATTCCTCGACGGTCTTCTTTCGTATCGCAGATGCATCTATTTGTATGAGGGATCGATTTTCCCTATTCATTTTCTCAAACCTACTTCCAGTAAAAGGCTTCTTTTCTAAGTGACAAGGTTTTTTCCCTTTGGTAAGATGTTAAATTCGAAGAGGTGAAGCATCCCATGACAGAGAAAAATTCCAGACTTATTCAATTGCTCGAAAGAGAACAGAGCATCGATCCAGCTTCTATAGAAAGTCAATTCTGTCATCACTTAGAATATACAATCGGCAAGACAAAATACGATATTAAGAACGAAGATATTTATAAGGCATTAGGTTATACGATTCGAGACTTTTTGATAGATCGTTTGAACGAGACTCATGAAGTCTACGAAAACGAAAAACCTAAGAAAATTTATTATTTCTCTCTTGAATTTCTCATTGGAAGAACTCTGCACAACGCATTACTCAATTTAGGTCTTTACGACACGATTAACAAAGTCATTAGTGGATTCGGATTCAATTTAGCGGATATTCTAGAATATGAGACTGACGCGGGACTTGGGAATGGTGGTCTAGGTCGCCTTGCAGCTTGCTTTCTAGATTCGCTGGCAACTTTAGATATTCCGGGATTTGGTTACGGAATCCGATATGACTATGGAATTTTTAACCAAATTGTAGCTAACGGATATCAGGTGGAAATGCCCGATCATTGGGATGCTGATGGAATTCCGTATGAGATTGTAAGACCAGATAGAGTCTACAATGTAAATTTTTATGGACATGTTGAACAGCATGTGAATGCGAAAGGCAACCTCACTCATAATTGGATTCCAACAGAGAATGTGATGGCTGCTGCTCATGACTATCCAATTCCAGGTTATAATACATCTACAGTTAACTATCTCAGGCTCTGGACTGCTCGTTCATCTGAGGAATTCAATTTTGATTATTTCAATCATGGCGACTATATGAAAGCTGTGGAAGATAAACAAATTTCCGAGAACATATCCAAAGTTCTGTATCCGAACGATACAACTGAGCAAGGTAAATTGTTAAGGCTGAAGCAACAGTACTTTATGGTGACTGCTTCTCTTCAAGATATCCTAACTCGCCACAAGAGAACCTACGGCAATTATGACAATCTCAACGAAAAGGTTGCGATTCAATTGAATGATACTCATCCAAGTATTGCTATAGCAGAACTTATGCGAATACTTGTGGATTCTGAAGAATGGGAATGGGATCGTGCTTGGAAGATGACCACTTCCATTTTTGCTTATACAAATCATACAGTACTTCCAGAAGCACTGGAGACTTGGAGCGTGGGTTTAATTGAGTTTCTACTTCCTCGTCATATGCAGATCATCAATGAAATCAATTTCCGTTTTCTAAATGAATTGAGAAGTTCGGGCAAAATGTCCGAGCAAGAAATCTCAGATGTTTCGATATTTGAAGAACATCCTAATAAGAGAATCAGAATGGCGAATCTTGCAATCGTTGGAAGCAATAAAGTCAATGGGGTAGCGGCACTCCATTCCGAATTGATTAAGACTACAATCTTTAAAGCTTTCTATAAATATTGGCCAGAAAAATTCACTAATAAGACCAATGGGATAACACCACGTAGATGGCTTGTTCAGTGCAATCCAAATCTAGCTAAATCAATTGCAAGTAAGATAGGAGAGAAATTTCCTTCGCATTTGGATGAACTTCGAAACTTGGAAAAATTTGCAGATGATTCTGCATACCAAGATGACTGGAGAAAGATTAAGCTTGCAAACAAAGAAGTTCTAGCAAAAATCATCAAAGCCGAAACAGGAGTGTTAGTCGATCCTCATTCTCTCTTTGACGTTCAGATCAAAAGGTTTCATGAATACAAACGACAACTGCTCAATGTATTGAATGTCGTTGGTCAATACAGACGTATCAAAGAAAATCCGCATTTAGATTATACTCCAAGGACTGTGATATTCGGTGGTAAAGCGGCACCTGGCTATTATATGGCTAAGCTTATCATTAAGTTGATCAATTCAATTGCCGATGTGGTCAACAAAGATCCTGATGTACGGGATCGACTCAAGCTTATTTTTCTTCCGAACTATCGTGTATCACTTGCAGAGAAAATCATTCCTGCAACCGAACTATCGGAACAGATATCAACTGCTGGAATGGAAGCGAGTGGAACAGGCAATATGAAATTTGCACTTAACGGTGCTTTGACGGTTGGAACGTTGGACGGAGCGAACGTCGAGATCCGTGAAGAAGTAGGCGAGGACAATATCTATATTTTTGGATTGGAAGCCCACGAAGTTATGCAGATAAAATCCCAAGGCTACAATCCTGGTGATTATATCCAAAGCAATCCCGAGCTGACAAGAATTCTCAGGATGATTGGGGATGGATTCTTTGCAAACAACGATCATTCTCTTTTTGCTCCGATTCATGACACACTTGCTTATTCGGATACTTATCTTCTAATGGCTGACTATGATAGCTATGATAAGATTCAGATGAAAATTTCCAAGGACTATCTGGATCAGAAAGTATGGACTCGCAAATCTATACTCAACACTGCAAGAATGGGAAAATTTTCCTCAGATCGCACGATTCAAGAGTATTGTGATGAGATTTGGAAAGTAAAAGCAATGAAACGCACAAAACCTAGATCGATTACAAATATTTTATGAAATTTTGGTAACCTTTCCTTGACAAATGAGGCTTTTATTCAATGTTATTAGTAAGGTCATGATGTACTATGAGTAAAGGTTTTATTATTTGTGTCGATGATGAAGTATCAGTTCTAGAAACTCTGACAGAGCAACTGAGAGCTAAGTTTGGAGATAGTCACGAGATCGAATCAGCCGTGAGTGCGGAGGATGCGATGGCTCTGATCGACGAGATCCATAGCAACCAAGAGATCGTTGAGTTGATTATCTCTGATCAAGTGATGCCAGGAATGAAGGGAGATGAATTTCTCAAAGAAGTTCATAAAAAGCTACCGGATGCAATTAAGATTATGCTCACAGGACAAGCTGGATTGGACTCAGCAATCAATGCAATCAATGAAGGCGGTCTCAGTCGTTACGTTGAGAAGCCCTGGAACATTGAAGAATTTTCCAAAGACATTCAAGGACTACTCAATAAATTTCATGCCAATTTGGAGAACCAAAGACTCATTGCACAACTCAACCAGAGAATCGCAGAATTGGAAAAGGCCTAGTTGGTTTAGGCTTTTTCACTATCATTTAAGAATATACTACACATCTATCAAATCACAGAACTTATCTTACTATTTTTCAATAGAGCTATTTAAATTCATTTTCCTTTATGCACGCAATACTTTCAAAAATCTAAATATATTTAGAGCAACTCACATCGCTCTATATGGATTTGTTTGTATATTTTTATTGATTGGTAGATTGGATGCAGTAGCAGTTAAACCTGCACCCAAACCGATCAGTGAGGAAGCATATCGCAAAAAGACAGATGTTCTTACGCAAGTTCTAAAGTATGGAACCAGTCTTGAGAGAAAAGCCGCACTAGCTGAAGTTGAGAAAATCCCTTCAGAATACCAGAATGAGTTGAAACCTTTGATCATCGAGAGTTTTAAGAAAGAGAAAGATCCAGGAATGAGACTTGCTTTCTTAAGAGTCGCAGGCACACTCAAGCTAATCGAATCCAAAGATGATGTTCTCATGTCACTAGAAGATGAGAATGAAGATATCGCGAGATCAGCAGTTGCAACACTCAAGAAATGGGAAGATCCAGACTCTTGGAATGATCTTTTACGACGACTTAAGAAAGAAGAC of Leptospira sp. GIMC2001 contains these proteins:
- a CDS encoding response regulator, with product MSKGFIICVDDEVSVLETLTEQLRAKFGDSHEIESAVSAEDAMALIDEIHSNQEIVELIISDQVMPGMKGDEFLKEVHKKLPDAIKIMLTGQAGLDSAINAINEGGLSRYVEKPWNIEEFSKDIQGLLNKFHANLENQRLIAQLNQRIAELEKA
- a CDS encoding DUF192 domain-containing protein, producing the protein MNFFRSRQFLNLKYATIAFVILNSIVFSAYFSLESKPGTNDTMVVKIGKASLRVEIADTPQRRSTGLMFRTKLARNEGMLFVFPNEDYLSFWMKNTKIPLSIGYFDQDGILLEIHNMKPNQTTEVYNARSKAIYALEVNQGWFKENGVSIGSVLILEKSVVGR
- a CDS encoding PP2C family protein-serine/threonine phosphatase translates to MNHMNNFLEFYNFTKESLKIFFMKESSAEEYEKNFQIRLDRLFVHFLFFSQFFFYAAFFFYPQDLYILLGLNLFAITSLMGFLLFLARKTQYVATAISFVSFVMSFLLFLSVWQLVYYYKDLNFYYLNNYYMTLNLVIVLYSFRLRRFSSIICGLTLIILHLFSLLFMVVYLDKNVMLIAFLPDLTYLITTFLGTGIILARREDIREIFSLNREKQVINNELELAKKVQDSLFPNAVTIKGMKYEVFRQSHNFLGGDFYDFIQLREGNVGIFLTDIAGHGISSAMVASIIKVIVSTIPYRLKLSPGKLLGHLDVRLADDLDNYHASAIYMFIDFQASKITLCNAGHPYVMYCPAGGTFGEIKTGGSILGFNIRDPIGEEIEMQIKPGDRFFLYTDGLIESPTLSGEPLDELELLNILNRHNEERNIAVLKERLIKDIFQEFGLKKFTDDTMFLLFEITENY
- a CDS encoding glycogen/starch/alpha-glucan phosphorylase; this encodes MTEKNSRLIQLLEREQSIDPASIESQFCHHLEYTIGKTKYDIKNEDIYKALGYTIRDFLIDRLNETHEVYENEKPKKIYYFSLEFLIGRTLHNALLNLGLYDTINKVISGFGFNLADILEYETDAGLGNGGLGRLAACFLDSLATLDIPGFGYGIRYDYGIFNQIVANGYQVEMPDHWDADGIPYEIVRPDRVYNVNFYGHVEQHVNAKGNLTHNWIPTENVMAAAHDYPIPGYNTSTVNYLRLWTARSSEEFNFDYFNHGDYMKAVEDKQISENISKVLYPNDTTEQGKLLRLKQQYFMVTASLQDILTRHKRTYGNYDNLNEKVAIQLNDTHPSIAIAELMRILVDSEEWEWDRAWKMTTSIFAYTNHTVLPEALETWSVGLIEFLLPRHMQIINEINFRFLNELRSSGKMSEQEISDVSIFEEHPNKRIRMANLAIVGSNKVNGVAALHSELIKTTIFKAFYKYWPEKFTNKTNGITPRRWLVQCNPNLAKSIASKIGEKFPSHLDELRNLEKFADDSAYQDDWRKIKLANKEVLAKIIKAETGVLVDPHSLFDVQIKRFHEYKRQLLNVLNVVGQYRRIKENPHLDYTPRTVIFGGKAAPGYYMAKLIIKLINSIADVVNKDPDVRDRLKLIFLPNYRVSLAEKIIPATELSEQISTAGMEASGTGNMKFALNGALTVGTLDGANVEIREEVGEDNIYIFGLEAHEVMQIKSQGYNPGDYIQSNPELTRILRMIGDGFFANNDHSLFAPIHDTLAYSDTYLLMADYDSYDKIQMKISKDYLDQKVWTRKSILNTARMGKFSSDRTIQEYCDEIWKVKAMKRTKPRSITNIL
- a CDS encoding enoyl-CoA hydratase/isomerase family protein — encoded protein: MKFIKKEIVDGIAILRINRPEALNALNADLLKEIGEAVVELEKDSSLKVFILTGEGKAFVAGADIAAMAEYNEAQALEFSNLGQTVFSKLENSRLISIGLINGFALGGGLELALACDFRYASSKAKLGLPEVSLGLIPGFGGTQRLSRLIGIGLASEWVYSGEMFSAEQALSSGVVNRVVEPEELLNEGMKVAQSIRSRGSIAIQSAKKVIRDGLNSTVDEGMVLEQKKFASLFGTPESKEGMSAFLGKRKPNF